In Scatophagus argus isolate fScaArg1 chromosome 14, fScaArg1.pri, whole genome shotgun sequence, the following proteins share a genomic window:
- the skp1 gene encoding S-phase kinase-associated protein 1 — protein MPTIKLQSSDGEIFEVDVEIAKQSVTIKTMLEDLGMDDEGDDDPVPLPNVNAAILKKVIQWCTHHKDDPPPPEDDENKEKRTDDIPVWDQEFLKVDQGTLFELILAANYLDIKGLLDVTCKTVANMIKGKTPEEIRKTFNIKNDFTEEEEAQVRKENQWCEEK, from the exons ATGCCCACAATAAAATTACAGAGCTCCGATGGGGAAATCTTCGAGGTGGATGTTGAGATAGCCAAACAGTCGGTCACCATCAAGACTATGTTGGAAG ATTTGGGGATGGATGATGAAGGAGACGATGACCCAGTTCCACTCCCTAATGTGAACGCTGCTATTCTAAAGAAG GTGATTCAGTGGTGCACTCATCACAAAGATGACCCCCCACCTCCCGAGGATGATGAGAACAAGGAGAAGAGGACTGACGATATTCCCGTATGGGACCAGGAGTTCCTCAAAGTGGACCAAGGCACCTTGTTTGAACTCATCCTG gCCGCCAACTATTTGGACATCAAAGGCCTGTTAGATGTCACCTGTAAGACGGTGGCCAACATGATCAAAGGCAAAACCCCAGAGGAGATCAGGAAGACTTTCAACATCAAAAATGatttcacagaggaggaggaagcccAG GTACGCAAAGAGAACCAGTGGTGTGAAGAGAAGTAA